Proteins from a single region of Synechococcus sp. WH 8109:
- the efp gene encoding elongation factor P gives MISSNDFRTGTTIEIDGAVWRVVEFLHVKPGKGSAFVRTKLKAVKSGNVVEKTFRAGEMLPQAMLEKSSLQHTYMEGEDYVFMDMATYEETRLSADQIGESRKYLKEGMEVNVVSWNDTPLEVELPNSVVLEIKETDPGVKGDTATGGTKPAILETGAQVMVPLFLSVGEKIKVDTRNDSYLGRENG, from the coding sequence ATGATCTCCAGTAACGACTTCCGCACCGGCACCACGATTGAGATCGATGGGGCCGTCTGGCGTGTTGTCGAGTTCTTGCACGTCAAGCCCGGCAAGGGATCTGCCTTCGTGCGCACCAAGCTCAAGGCGGTGAAGTCAGGCAACGTGGTGGAGAAGACCTTCCGCGCCGGGGAGATGCTTCCCCAGGCGATGTTGGAGAAATCCTCGCTTCAGCACACCTACATGGAGGGTGAGGACTATGTCTTCATGGATATGGCCACATACGAGGAGACCCGCCTCAGCGCCGACCAGATCGGCGAGAGCCGCAAATACCTCAAGGAGGGCATGGAGGTGAACGTGGTGTCCTGGAACGACACCCCCCTCGAGGTTGAACTGCCCAACTCCGTGGTTCTTGAGATCAAAGAAACCGACCCTGGCGTCAAAGGCGACACCGCCACCGGTGGCACAAAGCCCGCCATTCTTGAGACCGGTGCACAAGTGATGGTTCCGCTCTTCCTTTCTGTGGGAGAAAAGATCAAAGTGGATACCCGCAACGACAGTTACCTCGGGCGCGAAAACGGATGA